A part of Coriobacteriia bacterium genomic DNA contains:
- a CDS encoding trypsin-like peptidase domain-containing protein — protein MDGNENVTNEPIGGTADTSPAASAGFAAPAPPYEPAPPTIPEPAAEPSPVAGATPSRHSHAAPIAIAVIASLLIGGLAGVTGGYLAYSGLSLTESEGESADGGGTTQVELVSGETDEVVAAVAAVGLPSVVDIYVTAGDSSGSGLPSTHPDVPVEGEGSGVAYKVAEEGGTYILTNEHVVEGAATITVTDSEGESYDAELVGSDSESDIAVVHVDAEIPVISVGDSEALVVGELVVAIGSPYGFEQSVTSGVVSALHRSITDFGGDEGEYPYVDAIQTDAAINPGNSGGALLNSDGELIGIPAAIYTETGSSAGVALAIPINRAAQVADELIGDGTVDTPFLGVLGQTVTPDFAEEEGLPVDEGAYVVEITEGTEAEKAGIRPADVIVAVDDDRVRSMDDLILEVRQRSVGDQVTITLWRDGAETTIDMTIGAKPTNDTAS, from the coding sequence ATGGACGGTAACGAAAACGTCACGAACGAACCGATCGGCGGCACAGCCGATACCTCGCCTGCTGCTTCGGCAGGCTTCGCCGCACCTGCACCACCGTACGAACCCGCACCGCCGACCATCCCGGAGCCGGCAGCGGAACCCAGCCCCGTGGCCGGTGCGACGCCCTCACGGCATTCGCACGCCGCACCGATCGCGATCGCGGTGATCGCCTCGCTGCTGATCGGCGGCCTCGCGGGTGTCACGGGCGGCTATCTCGCATACAGCGGCCTGAGCTTGACGGAGTCCGAGGGCGAAAGCGCGGACGGCGGCGGCACCACCCAGGTCGAGCTCGTGAGCGGTGAAACCGATGAAGTGGTCGCAGCCGTGGCGGCCGTCGGGCTGCCAAGCGTCGTCGACATCTACGTGACGGCCGGCGATAGCTCCGGCAGCGGTCTTCCCTCCACCCACCCGGACGTCCCGGTCGAGGGCGAGGGCTCGGGAGTCGCGTACAAGGTCGCCGAGGAGGGCGGCACGTACATCCTCACCAACGAGCATGTCGTCGAGGGCGCTGCCACGATAACCGTGACCGACTCCGAGGGCGAGAGCTACGACGCTGAGCTGGTCGGATCCGATAGCGAGAGCGACATCGCCGTCGTGCACGTGGATGCGGAGATCCCCGTGATCAGTGTTGGCGACTCGGAGGCACTCGTCGTCGGGGAGCTGGTCGTCGCGATCGGATCGCCCTATGGTTTCGAGCAGTCGGTCACCTCGGGCGTGGTCTCGGCGCTCCATCGGTCGATCACCGACTTCGGCGGCGACGAGGGCGAGTATCCGTACGTGGACGCCATCCAGACCGACGCCGCGATCAACCCGGGCAACTCGGGTGGCGCGCTGCTCAACAGCGACGGCGAGCTCATCGGCATACCGGCCGCGATCTACACCGAGACCGGCAGCTCGGCAGGCGTGGCGCTCGCGATCCCGATCAACCGTGCCGCGCAGGTCGCTGACGAGCTCATCGGCGATGGCACCGTGGACACGCCGTTCCTCGGCGTGCTCGGTCAGACCGTCACGCCCGACTTCGCCGAGGAGGAGGGCCTCCCTGTTGACGAGGGCGCCTACGTCGTCGAGATCACCGAAGGCACCGAGGCCGAAAAGGCGGGTATCCGCCCGGCCGATGTGATCGTGGCCGTGGATGATGATCGGGTCCGCTCGATGGACGACCTCATCCTCGAGGTCCGTCAGCGCTCGGTGGGCGATCAGGTCACCATCACGCTGTGGCGTGACGGCGCGGAGACCACGATCGACATGACCATTGGCGCCAAGCCGACCAACGACACGGCCAGCTAG
- a CDS encoding multiheme c-type cytochrome, whose product MRKRLLLAIVLALVIVSMPAVACALPSMPSATFGSSSGCGCHAALLSQWQESMHAKAITDPLYLLKLKEAEEATNGALGPFCNGCHAPIAVMAGELTSLDQSGVSKVGMEGVTCDFCHQVNGTEGALGNTSTAVTGDGIKLAQLRDPQAPHAAAYSPFHETAEFCGNCHNVDHPGNGMHLEATYSEWKSGPYAAEGIVCQDCHMTPGAGVTKPNPGKAASMGPDREHIYTMTFAGGNVGLGDAALAEERLKAAAELEIDVPDVVESGEVAVTTTITNVGAGHYLPTGLTEVRQMWLEVVATDGSGTELLSERREFGSVLKDADGNYPAELWDAVDFQSDDRIPPRESTSNDYSFPMATDAVTVTATLYYRSCSEEMAEKAGVEIPTTTMAEVTKTVYPTAEAKAAGDAAADEAEEDDGGPGGSTWLLVVAAVVAVAVVIAILMRRKK is encoded by the coding sequence ATGAGGAAGCGGTTGCTGCTCGCTATCGTACTCGCACTCGTGATCGTATCGATGCCGGCAGTCGCGTGCGCGCTCCCGTCGATGCCGAGTGCCACGTTCGGCTCCTCGTCCGGCTGCGGCTGCCACGCAGCGCTCCTCTCGCAGTGGCAGGAGTCGATGCACGCCAAGGCGATCACCGACCCCCTGTACCTGCTCAAGCTGAAGGAAGCCGAGGAGGCCACCAACGGCGCCCTCGGTCCCTTCTGCAATGGGTGCCACGCGCCGATCGCGGTGATGGCTGGTGAGCTCACGAGCCTCGATCAGTCCGGTGTCTCGAAGGTCGGCATGGAGGGCGTCACCTGCGACTTCTGCCACCAAGTGAACGGCACCGAGGGGGCGCTCGGAAACACGTCTACGGCGGTGACCGGCGACGGGATCAAGCTCGCGCAGCTGCGGGATCCGCAGGCGCCGCATGCGGCGGCGTACTCGCCGTTCCACGAGACCGCCGAGTTCTGCGGCAACTGCCACAACGTCGACCACCCGGGCAACGGCATGCACCTCGAGGCGACGTACTCGGAATGGAAGAGCGGCCCCTACGCCGCCGAGGGAATCGTGTGCCAGGACTGCCATATGACGCCGGGCGCGGGCGTGACCAAGCCGAATCCCGGCAAGGCCGCGAGCATGGGACCGGACCGGGAGCACATCTACACGATGACCTTTGCCGGCGGCAATGTGGGCCTGGGTGACGCGGCTCTGGCCGAAGAGCGGCTCAAGGCTGCAGCCGAGCTTGAGATCGACGTGCCTGACGTGGTCGAGAGCGGCGAGGTGGCCGTCACAACGACGATCACCAACGTCGGCGCGGGCCACTATCTGCCCACCGGTCTCACCGAGGTGCGGCAGATGTGGCTCGAGGTCGTTGCTACTGATGGGTCAGGCACGGAGCTCCTGAGCGAGCGCCGCGAGTTCGGCAGCGTGCTCAAAGACGCGGACGGCAACTACCCCGCGGAGCTGTGGGACGCGGTCGACTTCCAGAGCGACGACCGGATCCCCCCCCGCGAGTCGACGTCGAACGACTACTCCTTCCCGATGGCCACCGACGCGGTGACGGTGACGGCTACGCTCTACTACCGCTCGTGCTCGGAGGAGATGGCCGAGAAGGCGGGCGTCGAGATTCCCACGACGACCATGGCCGAGGTCACCAAGACCGTCTATCCGACGGCGGAGGCCAAGGCCGCGGGCGACGCGGCTGCCGATGAGGCCGAAGAGGACGACGGTGGCCCGGGCGGCTCGACGTGGCTGCTCGTCGTCGCGGCCGTCGTGGCCGTGGCTGTGGTGATCGCGATCCTCATGCGCAGGAAGAAGTAG
- a CDS encoding ferritin family protein, with protein sequence MVEMYRCKGCGYLHVGPAPERCPVCGAPQSFFLPSEGPGDLTGTRTLENLKAAFAGESQANRRYTLFARIAELEGNDAAKAAFDHAATEETAHALGHLAYMGAFGTTAKNLAAAYEGEEYETTEMYPEFARIAEEEGHAEIAQYFRAVGGYERQHRDGFKKAQG encoded by the coding sequence ATGGTCGAGATGTATCGCTGCAAGGGCTGTGGCTACCTGCATGTGGGTCCCGCACCCGAGCGTTGCCCGGTCTGCGGCGCGCCGCAGTCGTTCTTCCTGCCCTCTGAGGGTCCGGGCGATCTCACCGGCACCAGAACGCTTGAGAACCTCAAGGCAGCCTTCGCCGGCGAGTCGCAGGCCAACCGCCGCTACACGCTGTTCGCTCGTATCGCGGAGCTCGAAGGCAACGACGCAGCCAAGGCCGCCTTCGACCACGCGGCAACCGAGGAGACCGCGCACGCCCTCGGCCACCTCGCGTACATGGGTGCCTTCGGCACGACCGCCAAGAATCTCGCCGCCGCCTACGAGGGCGAGGAGTACGAGACGACCGAGATGTATCCCGAGTTCGCCCGGATCGCCGAGGAAGAGGGCCACGCCGAGATCGCGCAGTACTTCCGTGCTGTGGGCGGCTACGAGCGACAGCATCGGGACGGCTTCAAGAAGGCTCAGGGTTAG
- the rlmN gene encoding 23S rRNA (adenine(2503)-C(2))-methyltransferase RlmN gives MAQPASTDVASLDAVGLSGALTELGQPAFRRAQMVAWLYARLAQSFDAMTDLPAGLRAELASRYTLQHPTPTEVQHSADGTRKYLWQLADSVLVESVGIPAGDRLTVCFSTQAGCAIGCSFCATGRGGFVRDLLPGEMAWQVALVAADFGMRASNAVAMGQGEPFNNYAATLGGLRLMNAKEGLGIGARHLTVSTCGVIPGIEALAREPEQFTLAVSLHSAVQSTRDRIMPGVRRWPLGLLQATLIDYTQRTGRRPTLEFALIAGENDTPAEVSALLAFARGWMCHVNLIPVNPVAGTSAGRPADSHVAEVAAILTAAGVETSVRVERGTDIEAACGQLTQRHRPKDA, from the coding sequence GTGGCGCAACCCGCGTCCACCGACGTCGCTTCGCTCGACGCCGTCGGACTGTCCGGCGCGCTCACGGAACTCGGTCAACCCGCGTTCCGCCGCGCCCAGATGGTCGCCTGGCTGTACGCCCGGCTCGCTCAGTCGTTCGATGCGATGACGGATCTGCCCGCCGGCCTACGTGCGGAGCTTGCGTCGCGCTACACACTGCAGCACCCAACACCCACAGAAGTGCAGCACTCGGCCGACGGCACGCGCAAATATCTCTGGCAGCTGGCCGACAGCGTACTGGTCGAGAGCGTGGGAATCCCTGCGGGCGACCGGCTCACGGTGTGCTTCAGTACCCAGGCCGGATGTGCGATCGGGTGCTCCTTCTGCGCTACCGGCCGGGGTGGCTTCGTCCGTGACCTGCTGCCGGGTGAGATGGCCTGGCAAGTCGCGCTCGTGGCGGCCGACTTCGGTATGCGCGCCTCGAATGCTGTCGCCATGGGTCAGGGCGAGCCGTTCAACAACTACGCGGCCACGCTCGGCGGCCTCCGGCTCATGAACGCGAAGGAGGGGCTCGGCATCGGCGCGCGCCACCTCACGGTCTCGACCTGCGGCGTCATCCCGGGTATCGAGGCGCTTGCCCGCGAGCCCGAGCAGTTCACCCTCGCTGTGTCGCTCCACTCGGCGGTCCAGTCGACCCGCGACCGCATCATGCCCGGCGTGCGGCGCTGGCCGCTCGGCCTGCTGCAGGCGACGCTCATCGACTACACGCAGCGCACCGGCCGCCGACCGACGCTCGAGTTCGCGTTGATCGCCGGAGAGAACGACACACCCGCCGAGGTCTCGGCGCTCCTGGCGTTCGCGCGCGGCTGGATGTGCCACGTGAACCTCATCCCGGTGAACCCGGTTGCCGGCACGAGCGCCGGACGGCCCGCCGATTCGCATGTGGCCGAGGTTGCGGCGATCCTCACAGCCGCAGGCGTCGAAACCTCGGTCCGCGTCGAGCGCGGCACCGACATCGAGGCGGCCTGCGGTCAGCTCACCCAGCGCCACCGTCCGAAGGACGCGTGA